The window ACTGAAAGCCTAGAAGTGGTAGCTTCACAAACCATAAGAGAAAACAGTTCTATTGCTTTTGATTACTTGACCCCCAATAAGTATTACATACGCATGATCTATGACGCTAATGATAACGGCAGGTATGATCCTGGAAGTTTCCTAGACAATCGCCAGCCGGAGAAAGTAGTGTACTTCCCAGACTTGATTGCCTTGCAAGCGAATTGGGATTATGTAACCAATATTACTCTAGAGTAAACGCGTCCCGATCTTCGAGAAACCTTAGTTTTTTTCTAGTGAATTCGATGTGTTCTTTGTCTAAAACCACTTGTTGAATTCCCTCCGTTTGCCAGGGGTGATCTTTGATCATCTCATGGCCTAGTACATCATATACTTGAGAATGACCACTGTAATCCATGCCAGTTCCATCAGTTCCTACTCGGTTGACGCCTATGCAATACGCCATGTTTTCAATGGCACGAGCTTTCAATAAGGCGTCCCATGCGTTGACTCTAGGCACTGGCCAGTTGGCCACATAGAGCAACACATCATAATCCTGCGTATTTCTCGCATAAACCGGGAAACGTAAATCATAGCAAATCTGCAAGTTGAATTTCCAACCCTTAAATTCTGCAATGACGGGTTTTTCACCACGGTCGTACACTTCATGTTCACCTGCTAGGGTAAAGGTGTGGCGTTTATCGTAAACGGTGAAATCACCATCAGGCTTCATAAATATCCCACGATTGCAATATGTACCCGAATCTTTTTTGAACATCACGCTGCCGTAAATCGCAAAATTTCCAGCCATCGCATGGTTTTTAAACCAATCATAAATGGTATAGGAGTACGCAATCTCTTGCGGATTCATAGAAAAGCCAGTGGTAAACATTTCTGGAAGAATTACTAGTTCTGTATTGCCGTAGAGCTCTTTGAGCTTGATATCAAAGGCGCTGAGGTTGAGCAATGGCTCTTCCCAGATGAGTTCTGTTTGTATGAGCGATACTTTGAGTTTTTTTGACATGTTGAATTAGAGTTCATTTAAAATTTTAGCGGCGGCAACCAGTTCTTCATCTTCCTTGGCAAAGCAAAACCGCAGCATTTTAGGATCGCGACCCTCCATAAAAACAGATATGGGTATCGATGCAAGTTTGTGGTCGATGGTTAACGCTTTCGCGAAAGCGATATCACCATCATCAGTGACCGCAGAATAGTCCAGTAGTTGAAAATAAGTACTTTCAGTGGGTTTGAACTTGAATTTACTGTTTTTGATGAGATTGAGAAATAAATCTCTTTTACGCTGGTAAAATTTACCTAGCTCTTGATAGTGTTTTGGGCTTTGTAAATAGGTGGCAACCGCTTGCTGCATAGGGTTATTGACACAAAATACCACTTGCTGATGGATCTTTAAAAATTCTTTCATGAGCGGTTGTGGGGCTAGACAAAAACCAGTTTTCCAGCCTGTCACATGAAAGGTCTTGCCGAAGCTTCCTGTAATAAAACTACGCTCCTTGAGTGCTGGATACCGGCTGGCGCTCAAATGCTCGCGACCATCAAAAATCATGTGTTCATACACCTCGTCGCTTAAAACGATAAGATCATTTTGTACAGCAATATTTTCTAGCTCCAGCATGTCCTTATGCGTCAATAGCTTACCGCTAGGGTTGTGTGGCGAGTTGATCAGGATCATTTTAGTTTTAGTAGACACACTAGAACGTACTTGTTCCCAATCAATAGTAAATTCGGGCAGCTGCATGGGGATTTTGACTGGAATCCCACCCGCAATTTTTATGGCAGGCTCATAGCAATCGTAGGCTGGTGTGAAGATAATCATTTCATCACCTTTAAAAATAGTAGCTTGGATAGCGGTGAAAATCCCTTGGGTCGCTCCAGCCGTCACGCAGATTTCTTCTTGGGGATGATAAAAAGCCTTGTGTTGCTCCTCAAACATCTGGCTGATGGCGACGCGCAATACAGGCACGCCCATCATGGGTGCGTATTGATTGTTGTTGTCAATAATCGCTTGAGACGCTAACTCTTTTAACTCCTGACTTGCTGGAAAACTGGGAAACCCTTGAGAAAGATTGAGCGCATCATGCTGATGAGCAAGTTGCGTCATTTGAGCAAATATAGAAGGGCTAGCTTCAGGCAGTTTAGAGCGTATTTGATTTTTGGCGATCATTTGGCTGCTAGGCAAAGATCAATATATTCTGACATGAAATCAAATAGACGGTCTTTATTCAAATTTCCTTTGTATTGTATTACAGATTTTTTATCAATGATTATATGGTCTGGATATGCCATAATCTTATATTCTGAAGCAATTGCAGTATTTTCTGGTATAATCTGGTAATCAAATTGTTTTTTATTCAAAAATTCTTCAAGCTCACTTTTTTTATTATAAGTAATCGCTAAAAACACAACGTCTTTACCTTTATACTTATCAACCAATTGATTGAGAACCGGCATCTCTTCTATACATGGCGCGCAACCTATAAACCAAAAATTTAAGACCACGACCTTACCTTTGAGGCTCTCGTTAGTATACACGTTACCATCCATATCAGTTACAGAAAAAGGTTTTGCATATTGACCTTTAAAATAGTTAGGATCCATCGCTTTTAAGCTCATCTGGAAGCTTTGTCTTTGTGCTTTTTCTGCTGCGCTGCTTTTTTTGTAGATGACTACACGCACTACATTATTGCTATCTGCAAACATTCGATCAATGCTATATTCAGGATTGTTGCGATACGCTTTTTTTGCATCGACATCTAATATATTGCCTTCTATATCGTAATAGGATATTTTCTTAGTGTCAAAATCTATCTCGTCAGAGGCTGGCGCTTTAGGATCTAACTCCTTGAGAGTAGATAGAACCTTGTCATTGATTACAGGCACAGTAACCATCTGCGCCATTGTCATGGGTGCGGTGATTAATAGCAGTAGGATTAGAGCTAGTAGATTATGTGTTTTCATCTGATTTATTTAAAGAGTATTCTTAAAGATAGTGCAAACTTCATCAGTAATAAAATGATCAAATCACCTCAATCTAAAAGGTGTGAAACGACTTTTCTTAATAAGAATGTATGGATTAAAAGAAGGAATTTACCAAAAATTTACCCATTCACCCTATCAAAAAAGGCTTTCTTGTACGTGTCGCTTACAGGAATGTAATCGCCAAGTATCACAGCTCTATTGCGTTCTATAAATTCAATCTTGTCCATAGCAATGATATAGCTTTTGTGAACGCGCATGAATTGGCTAGACGGTAAGATTTTCTCATAATGCTTCAAGTTTTCTAGCGTATGGATTTTTTGGTCCTTGAGAACTAAGGTCACATAATCTGCCATTCCCTTGATATAATGAATATCGGCTAGATTGACTTTGAGAGTTTTGTATTCGCTTTTGACAAAGATGTAATCCGGAGTAGTACTTTTTATCACTAGAGTTTCTGCGGTAGTTCTGGCGGTCAACTTACCAATCGCTTTCTGGAAGCGCTCTAGTGATATAGGTTTTAATAGGTAATCAACGATGTCTAATTCATAACCTTCCAACGCATATTGATCGTAAGCTGTAGTAAAAATGAGGGGGTATTTGTTTCCCACAATCTTAGAGAATTGAACACCAGTGAGCTCTGGCATTTGGATATCAGAAAAGATTACATCTGGTTGCAATTGTTCTAATTGCTGCAAGGCCTCAATGGGGTTGGTAAATGATTTTAGTAATTGCACAGCATCAGTTTTTGAAACATGTGCTTCTAAAAGCTCTAATGCTAGCGGTTCGTCATCGATAAGAACACATCTGATCATGATTTTAAATTTATGATGATGGTGATTTTAAAGAACTCGTCATTTGCCTCTTTAAGCAACTTGAAGTGATCGCCATAGGTGAGCAATAAGCGCTTTTGTAGATTTTCTATGCCTATACCGCCTACCTCATGCTTTTCTCTCTTAGCGATTGCATTACGTACCCATACCACAAGTTGGTCGTCTTGCATAGAGGTGTGAATCTCTATAGGTCTTTTAGCGTTTGTTACCACCCCATGTTTGAAGGCATTTTCTACCAGCGGCATGATCATAAATGGTGCTACACGTAGATCTAGAACATTTGGAGTTGTGGTGATGGTGGTTTGTACGCTTTCGCGAAAGCGTAATTTTTCTAATTCTATGTATCCATTTACAGCCTCGAGCTCCTTCCGAATGCTTACTAATTTATCTGTTTCATATAAGCTGTACCGAAGCAGCTGGCTTAATTTTTCAATGGCCGGTAAAGCTTTGTCTGACTGCATGTTGATCAACGAATAAATGTTGTTGAGCATGTTGAACAAAAAGTGCGGATTGATCTGGGACTTGAGAAAAGCCAGTTCTGACTTTTTGTTCTCTAACAACAATTCCTGCTGCTGCCGATCCCGTACGCTAGAATACTGTATAAAAAACCAGCAAACACCAAAGGCTGTATAAAGGATCGCATAGTACAGATTGTCCGTAATATAGTACAGGGCGGTTGTGCCTTCATAGTAATTACCATAACCCGTAATTGCTTTGATAATGATTTCTTCTACCATGTAGCGCAATCCTATGACGGCTAAAGCAATAGCGATGATTCCTATCAGGGTGAGCCCTTTTCCTTGCTTTTTATACCTGTAAAAAAGGAATACATAGGAGAATAGCGCATAGGCGAGAAATAGAACCGACGACTGCAGGAACCCTAGAGCACTGTTTAAGGGGGCGCTCAAGAACATATCTAAATAAGTGCTGGATCTCAATAGTTCTCGCAACACCTCCATGATGAGGAAGAAGATATAAAACGACGCAATAAAACGGGCTAATCTCAATTTCATGTAGTGAATTTAGGGATTACAGCAGGAATTGCATTTCAAATATCTATGAATTGGCAGATTGTGTCTATGAAATCGGCAATGTCATAATCTTGGGAGTCGTCGACACAATTATGAGGATCGTCGATTGTACTCTTAAAGCGCTGTAGTGTGCTCTTACTTTTGGATCAAATAATAATCAAAAACAATTTATCATGAGAACACTAACACTTTCCATCATCGTTGTGATAACTGCTGTATTTATGGCAAACAGTCAATCCATTAACGAAGAGCAATTTATGAAAGAAGCAAAAGATGCTTTTGACTTTGACAAGACACCTGTTCTTTTATTGGGAACCTGGCATATGGGCTATACCAGCGATGCCACTAAATCTGGCTACGACGCCAGTCGCCCAGAACGTCGTACTGAAATATCTGAACTTGCCCTGCAATTAGCTCAAGAGTTTAAACCCACTAAAATCTTAGTAGAAGTTGTTCCAGAACGTCAAGCAGAAATGGACTCGCTCTACCAACTTTATCTCGAGAATCCAAATAAGTTAAGCACCTATGGTGGTGAGGTAGGTCTTTTAGCATTTCAAATAGCTCGTGCCAGCGGTGCCAGCTTGCATGCCATCGATCATAAAATGGGTTATGATTATGGCAGCATAGGACGTCTTGCAGATTCTACTAAGAATAAAGTCGTGGCGGGTTACTATGCTCAGTTGATGCCTCACTTGCAAAAGGCTTCACAGTTGGAAACAACAGCGACTACAAAGCAGCTGTATCGTTATTCCAATACGCCAGAGTACATCAGTTTTTTAAAAAACACAAATTCTGATATTTTTACCTATGTGAATACGCCAGGCAAGTTTGAAGGCGCAGACGTTGCTGCAGATTTCTATAAACGGAACCTGAGAATTTATGCAAACATCAACCGTGTTGAAATCACCCCAGAAGATCGAGTTCTTGTATTAAACGGTGGCGCGCATATCGCCTTCTTTAAGGAGTTCATGGCTAGTAGCCCTAAATATGATGTGGTGGATGTGCAGGAGTATTTGAAGGACTGAATAATTTTTTCAGCCAAATCAAAAAAAACCCGATCTGGAAAGATCGGGTTTTGATATTCACAACGATACTTATTAAGCTATCGTTTCTGCTTTAAGGTACTCGCGGTTCATGCGAGCGATGTTATCTAACTTAATTCCTTTAGGACATTCTACCATACATGCACCAGTATTAGAACAGTTTCCAAACCCTTCTTCATCCATCTGGCGTACCATCGCTTCAACACGATCTGTAGCCTCAATTTCGCCTTGCGGTAATAATGCGAACTGAGAGATTTTAGCACTGGTAAACAGCATTGCACTTGCATTTTTACAAGCCGCAACACATGCACCACAACCTATACAGGTCGCTGACCAGAAAGCTTCATCTGCCTTTTCTTTTTCGATTGGAATCGAATTCGCATCCTGGGTGTTTCCTGAAGTGTTTACAGAAATGTAACCACCAGCTTGCTGGATTCTATCAAAAGCAGAACGGTCTACGATCAAATCCTTTACTACTGGAAATGCCTTAGCACGGAATGGCTCAATAGTAATTGTGTCACCATCGTTGAACTTGCGCATGTGCAATTGACAAGTAGTAGTCAATTTTTGCGGTCCGTGAGGCTCTCCATTAATCATCATGTTACAAGATCCACAGATTCCTTCACGACAGTCATGATCAAACTCTACAGGAATATCACCCTTGTTGATCAATTCCTCATTCAGGATGTCCATCATTTCTAAAAAGGACATGTCACCATCCACGCCGTCTAGCGGGTAGTCAACTAACTTCCCTTTTACATTAGGACCTTCTTGTCTCCAGATTTTAAGATTCAGTTTCATGCTTCATCTATTGTTTGTTCGCAGTTTCAATTCAATACTTTTCCTGCGGTGTTATTGTGATAGTTCGCTTTCGCGAAAGCGAACTAATTTTAATATTATTTATAAGAACGAGTCTTGAGTTCTACATTTTCAAATACCAGTTCTTCTTTATGCAGCTTTGCGTCACGAGGGTTTTCATTGTATTCCCAAGCTGATACGTATGCGTAGTTCTCATCATCACGCAGCGCTTCACCTTCAGGCGTTTGATACTCCTCACGGAAGTGTCCACCACAGCTCTCATTACGATCCAGTGCATCTTTAGCAAACAACTCACCTAATTCTAGGAAGTCTGCCACGCGGCCTGCTTTTTCTAGCTCTTGATTCTTAGTATCTGCTGTTCCAGTCACACGTACATTTGCCCAGAAATCTTCACGCAAATCTCTGATTTCATCCATAGCGGACTGTAGATCAGTAGCATTACGAGACATTCCACATTTGTCCCACATGATCAGACCTAGTTTTTTGTGGTAGTAATCCACACTGTGCTTGCCAGAACCGTTCAATAATTTCTCAATGCGTTCTCTAGTTTCTTTTTCGGTTTGATCAAATTCTGGGGTATCTGTTGGGATCTCTCCAGTACGTATCTCATCTGCCAGATAATCACCTATGGTATAAGGCAAAACAAAGTAACCATCAGCCAGTCCTTGCATCAGCGCACTTGCACCTAGACGGTTGGCACCATGGTCTGAGAAATTAGCCTCTCCAGCCGCAAAACATCCAGGAATTGTAGTCTGTAGGTTGTAATCTACCCAAAGTCCACCCATCGTATAGTGAACCGCTGGGAAAATCTTCATAGGCACCTCATAAGGATTGTCATCAGAAATATTCTGGTACATATCGAAAAGGTTACCATATTTCTTCTTGATCACTTCTTTTCCTAGCTTGATCATCTCCGCTTCAGTAGCGTTTTTATGACCATGCGTTAAAGCTTCCACTTTACCGTAACGTTTAAAAGCTGCTTCAAAATCAAGGTACACTGCTTGACCGGTTTTGTTCACACCATAACCAGCATCGCAACGCTCCTTAGCAGCTCTAGATGCCACATCTCGTGGAACTAAGTTACCAAAGGCTGGATAACGACGCTCTAGGTAGTAATCTCTATCTTCTTCTGCGAGGTCAACGCCGCGTTTCTTTCCTGCGCGGATCGCCTCTGCATCTTCTTTTTTCTTAGGAACCCAGATACGTCCGTCATTTCTGAGGGATTCTGACATCAAGGTTAGTTTGGATTGGTGTTCACCACTTACTGGAATACAAGTTGGGTGAATTTGAGTATAACATGGGTTTGCAAAGTAAGCTCCACGACGGTGTGTTCTCCACGCTGCCATTACGTTACTTCCCATCGCATTGGTAGAAAGGAAAAATACGTTCCCGTATCCACCAGATGCGATCACAACTGCATGCGCTCCATGACGTTCAATCTCGCCTGTAACTAAGTTACGAGCAATGATACCGCGAGCTTTACCATCTACAACCACAAGATCTAACATCTCATGACGGTTGAACGGTTGTACTTTACCACGGTTGATTTGTCTGTTCAATGCAGAATAAGCACCTAACAATAGCTGCTGTCCTGTTTGACCTGCGGCATAGAATGTTCTAGACACTAGAACCCCACCAAAAGAGCGGTTGTCCAGTAATCCACCATATTCTCGTGCAAAAGGAACCCCTTGTGCTACACACTGGTCAATGATATTGGACGAAACCTCTGCAAGTCTATGAACGTTTGCTTCTCTAGAGCGGTAGTCACCACCTTTAATCGTATCGTAAAACAAGCGATAGTTGGAATCCCCATCACCTTGATAGTTTTTTGCTGCATTGATACCACCTTGTGCAGCAATGGAGTGCGCACGGCGTGGAGAATCGTTATAGCAGAACGTCTTAACGTTGTAACCCAATTCACCTAAAGTTGCAGCAGCAGAACTACCTGCAAGTCCAGTTCCCACAACGATAACATCAATGTTACGCTTGTTAGCCGGGTTGACTAGGTTAATGTGATTTTTATGATAAACCCACTTCTCATCGAGTGGTCCCTGAGGTATTTTTGAATCTAAAACTGCCATAATTATGCTGTTATTGGATTAAAATGATGATATAAAGCGATGAAGATAAATCCAGCCGGAATCAAAACAGCCCATGCATAGGTGATCTTTTTAAGCGTATCACCTTTCTTCACACTTTTTACTCCCATGGATTGAAACGAGCTATTGAAACCGTGCCATAAGTGTAATGATAATAGTACAAATGATATTACATAAAGGACCACTCTCCATACAGGTTCAAATTTATGAACGGTCTCTGCATAGTATCGAGTAGGGGATTCTGGCTCTGCATAAATAAATTTGTAAGCAATCTCGTGTGCCCAAAAATCATACATATGTAATCCTAAAAATGCTAGAACTACAAGTCCAGTAATGACCATGTTTCTAGAAACCCAAGGCGAGTTTGAATTACCATCAAACCTTTTATATTTAATAGGCCGCGCCTTATTATTTTGATATTCAAGAACAATTCCCATGACAAAGTGAACAATAAGCCCAGCAAGCAAAATAGGCTGCAAGACAAACTGAACCAGCGGGTTATATCCCATAAAGTGAGACCACTCATTGAAAGTGTCTGGAGCAATTACTGAAGTAATGTTAATCGTAAAATGTTGTGTAAGAAAAACTACCAGAAATAAACCTGATAAGGCCATCACCCATTTGCGTGCAATAGAAGATTTAATCAAAGCGCTCATGTATAGATTTTTAATTTGTCGCAAAGATAGTTGCGAAAGCCGCCATATTCAATTAAGGTTTTTGATATATCGGTAATCTCTGCATTATTTGGATTGAATCTTAATAATTTGAACCCACCTTGTACATTAAGTCGAAAACTTGCTCTTGAAATTACGCAATGATACTATGATCAGTTGTTTTTGAAAGTTCGCTTTCGCGAAAGCGAAATAAAAAAGCCACTAGATATATCTAATGGCTTTTGGAAAATTAAAGTTGTGGTATGCTCTAGATACAACTAGGATTAGGATTTACTGGAACATCTGTAGTAAGGGTATGATACCAGGCTAATGCTGGGTCATTTGCTTGAACCGTACGCAAAACCATTCTGTTTTCCGTGATCTCTAATATCTCATACTCGCTGCTACCCACGTACCAGCTCATGAAATTATTATTTGCCAATAGCATACTGGTTTTTCTAGATCGATCTTCTGGTACATCTGTATTAGTAGTAGGCGTAAATGTAACGGTTCCTGGTGCTGGAGCAGTGAATGGCAGGCATTCGTCAGCATTATCAGGGTTGTTAGCAGATGGTCCACCAAACTGACTTAGGTATGAATTATGGAAATAAGTACTACCGAAGTTTTTCAATTCAAATATGACATTGTTTCCATTCATTGTAAAAATCATCTCATCCTCATAAAAACACTCTGTGAGCTCGTTACAATACCTCCCAAAAGCCGGAACTGGGAAAAATGCTGGGGTGTAATAGGACTCTGGAGATTGTCCACCTATAAGTAAGGTAGGTCCCACGCCCCAATGTCCATTTTCAGCAACAGACCAGTACCATGTTTTGCTAGAACCACCAGTTAAAAACTCCTTAGCTTCTGAGTCATCAAAGGTACTCAGGACATCGATTACAAATGTTTGTGTAGTAGCAGCACCAGCTGTACCCGTGGCAGTCACGGTTACACTATAGCTGTTCACGCCCAAGTCAACAAACCGATGCTCAATGGCACCATTGAAAGTGGATCCGGTGCGGCCGTCGCCAAAATCATATGTATAATTCAAAGCATTATCTGCCGTTGAACTAAAAACAACGATACCTGTACCGTCACCATTCGGATCCGTAGAACTTTCTCCTTGTATGGCTACATTCACATTTAGATTGCTAGGGGTGATAATATCACCAAATTCTGTATCGTCCTCTTGACAAGATTGAAAGGAAACCGCCAGTGTCAAAACGATCATAAGTTTATATAAATATTTCATTTCAATTATTTTAGTTTGTTTTTATTAAATCATCGATATAGATGGTCTCTGCAGAAGAAGTCGCCTGTAAAGGGTCAAAAAATATAACCACATTTCTAAGATCTTCTGTTGTATTACCGTTGAAGTTTGTAAAAGTCAATTCTTCCCATGCGTTCGAAACACTAGTGGTTACACTGGTCACTTCTTGAAAGGAACCACCGTCGCCTACTCTCTCGATTTTGAGCCATACTGGCAATCCAGCCCTAGGAGAATACACTTTCAATGTAAACGTGGTAGAAGCATCGAAAGCTACTGGCTGATCCAGAACTATTGCAACTAATGAAAAGTTATTTGGGCCAGTTGGAGGTCTGTTAAATTGCATCACTCTACTGGAATTATTTATACCACCTGCAACAGGATTAGCGATAATGGAGAACGCACCGTTGTTAGTTCCAATATTGTATTGTCTTCTTGTATCCTCAAAAGTCAATGGTAGAAGAATTGGCGGGCCGTCTGCTAGCTCTATATCATCAAAGTAGTTTATGTCTCCCGTTGGGGCATTACCTAAATCAAAGAATATGACAAATCTGCTAAATGGTTGTGATGTGTCTAAACCAGTGGTGTCAAAGAAAAGAGTTTCCCACTCACTGACTTTAGTAGTAAACGCTTCAAAATCTGCTGAAGCAATAGATCCATCTGCATTTTCCAGCTTCATTGTAACTTTAGTTCCAACAGGCATTGGAGACCTAGTTTTCATTCTAAAACCCTGAGGTCCGGAAAAATCAATAGGTCTACTCAACGGTACAACGACGCCTCCGAAAACTTGACTGCCTGTCTTTTGAATGCGAACAACCTTGCCACTGTTATTGTCAACACTCGAATCTGGATTGTCAACTATAGAAACATCTGATTCAAAGCCTATCAAATTGTAGTTGAGTGTTGCTGACTCGAAAGTCAAGGGTAGAGTCACAGGGTCTTCTATTATTACAACCTCTGTAGTAGAAGTTGTAGCAGCTCCACCACTCAATGCAGTCACTGTTATAGTATAAGTTCCTGTACTAGAATATTCATAATCTACGGTATCAGCTTCAGTAAAAGCTAAGGGAGCCGCAGCTGGATCCTCACCAAACGTAGCCTCAAATGAGGTTTCAAAATCTGCAGTAGCCGAGACGGATACACCAAAATTGGAAGACGCACTTTTTGTTACGTTAACAACTAAGTTTTCTGGAGCCTTGAATGACACTTCTAAATTCTTAGTCAACTCTGCAGTTTGACCTGCCAGATTAGTCGCTACTACACGTACTGGAAAAGATCCCTCAGAATAATTACGCTGTGCTTTCTCACCAAGGGATAGTACGGTCGATTCACCTGTTCCATCGCCATAAAACACTTCGAAACTACTGACGCTTTTTCCAGATGGAGCTATGGTCACTAGACCAGTATTGTCTTGGGTTATATTATAAATCAAGTCAATATTGGATGGCGCTTCTATGTCAACTGTCAAATCTTTAACATCGTCGCTGTCACAACTGTAAAGCGTTGCGAACGCTACAACTAGAATGACTAGAAAAAATTTAATATTTTTCATTTTAAAATGTTTTTAATAATTAGGGTTTTGCTCCCAGCGATCTCCCGCGAGTAATATCTCTTCTAAAGGTATAGGAAACACATCATGTTTTCCAGATATAAAGCCGTTGATCTCAGCAGCTGCACGGCCTGTTCTAACTAGGTCAAAGAAATGATGGCCTTCTCCTACAAGCTCCAATCTTCTATCAACAAATATGGCGTCTCTTAATGCAGATCCAGAAAATTCTACGTTGGGTAAATTAGCTCGGTTACGTACGATGTTTAAATATGTTCTTGCTTGTCCATCACCCAGATTGCCACTGTTGTAGGCCTCAGCTGCCATTAAATAGACATCTGCCAATCGAATTGCTCTATAATTGTTAGGATTGGTCAAGTTTGCATCTCCAGTGTTCAAATCACCTTGTCTGGCGATGTATTTTCTGTTGTAATAACCGGTATGTTCGTAACCTTTGCTAAAAGTCGCTCCGTTAGCTGCTGCAAACTCTTCTATGTCTAGAATAGCGGTATTCTTTCTTACATCAGCTGGTTCAAATAAATCTACTACCTCTTGAGTTGGAACATTAAAGCTGAATCCTGAATCAAATAATGGGCCGTTATAATTTCTAATACCATTGAAGCCTACCGCCACATTTCCTTCACTAC of the Nonlabens marinus S1-08 genome contains:
- a CDS encoding succinate dehydrogenase cytochrome b subunit, yielding MSALIKSSIARKWVMALSGLFLVVFLTQHFTINITSVIAPDTFNEWSHFMGYNPLVQFVLQPILLAGLIVHFVMGIVLEYQNNKARPIKYKRFDGNSNSPWVSRNMVITGLVVLAFLGLHMYDFWAHEIAYKFIYAEPESPTRYYAETVHKFEPVWRVVLYVISFVLLSLHLWHGFNSSFQSMGVKSVKKGDTLKKITYAWAVLIPAGFIFIALYHHFNPITA
- a CDS encoding PKD domain-containing protein, which encodes MKYLYKLMIVLTLAVSFQSCQEDDTEFGDIITPSNLNVNVAIQGESSTDPNGDGTGIVVFSSTADNALNYTYDFGDGRTGSTFNGAIEHRFVDLGVNSYSVTVTATGTAGAATTQTFVIDVLSTFDDSEAKEFLTGGSSKTWYWSVAENGHWGVGPTLLIGGQSPESYYTPAFFPVPAFGRYCNELTECFYEDEMIFTMNGNNVIFELKNFGSTYFHNSYLSQFGGPSANNPDNADECLPFTAPAPGTVTFTPTTNTDVPEDRSRKTSMLLANNNFMSWYVGSSEYEILEITENRMVLRTVQANDPALAWYHTLTTDVPVNPNPSCI